ATAATAAATATAATCATGTGCTCCCAGGTAGTTATAGCTCTGCCGGCGCTGGTTAAATCCACCCGTATACTTATAAGTCACCTCTGACTTGCCGGCCTTGCCTTGCTTGGTCGTAATCAAAATAACGCCATTGTTGGCCCTGGCTCCGTAAATGGCCGTGGAGGCAGCATCTTTCAACACCTGCATAGAAGCAATGTTCTCGGCAGGCACGTCGTTGAACGAACGCACCACACCGTCCACGATCACCAGCGGCGCACCGGGGTTGTTGATGGAAGCGCCACCACGCAGTTTGATCTGGGGTGCCGCACCGGGCTGTCCTGTGCCGGTGGTTACCTGCACGCCGGGTACGGTGCCCTGCAGGGCGCTACCCACGTTGGCACGCGGCACGCTGGCCAGCACTTCCTCGTCCACTTTGGCCACAGCGCTGGTCACGGTTTGGCGGCTCTGGCTGCCATAACCCACCACCACTACTTCGTTCAGTTTTTTAGAGGCCGGCTGCAGCGTTATGGTTAGCTCCTGCGCCCCGGACGGCACCTTTACCTCCTGCGAAGTAAATCCAATATAGCTTACCAGCAGCACGCTGCCAGAAGAGGCTGTTAATCTGAAGCGGCCTTCCGCATCGGTGGCAGTTCCCTGCGCGGTACCTTTCAGGCCCACGCTTACGCCAACTAGGGGTTGGTTGTCGTCAGCCGAAACCACACGTCCGCTGACGGTGCCGGCTTGCCGGGCATAGATTTCGTGGCCGGAGAGTAGCCCTAGCCACAGAAGCACAAATAGAAGTAGACGTATACGATTCATAATAAATCTTTTTAGGTATTAAGTATGACATAATAAAAGTATTGAAGAGAATTTGGAATTCCTAACCTATCTTTGTATTTCTTATTTATCTTTCGTGAAAGCACTGCCGGGAATAGAATTGCCGTACGCGATCAGACACGTATACCTTAAGACATGGACAACATTCTGGATAAATTGACAACCATTGACACCCGCTCGCTGGTGGACAAGGTGGAGATGAATTTGATTGAGCTGCTGATACAGCGGAATTTAAAGGTAGGAGACCCTATCCCGAAAGAGGTGGAGCTGGCCAGTGGCCTGGGCGTGAGCCGCACCGTTATTCGAGAGGCGCTGCTGCGCCTGCGCATGATCGGTTTGATCGAGTCCAAAAAACACAGGGGCGCCGTTATCACCAACCCCGACCTGCTTTCGCTGCTGGAAAAGCGCATGATTCCGCAGGTGCTCGACAATGCCACCTTGCGCGAAGTGTTTGAGCTGCGCCTGGTGTTGGAGGTTGGTATGGCCGACTTTATAATGGAGCGCGTGACAAAGGAAGACATTGCGGAACTGAAGGAGATTGTGGCTAACGAGCCCGACTTATCGGACACGATGCAGTTCCAGATCCAGCACGAGATCAACTTCCATGGCAAACTCTACGATATTTCGAAAAACGATACGCTCAGGAAGTTTCAGAAGATGCTGCTGCCAGTATTCGATTATGTGCACAGCAGCGGCCTGCTGAAAAAGGAAGCGGTGGTCAAACAGTTTGTATCGCACAAAGGCCTGGTGGATATTATTGAGCACGGCACCGCCGAGATGCTCCGCAACGGCATGCGCAACCACCTGGAAAATCACTTTGCCCGCATCTTCAGGTAATCTCCTCCCCTTTTACCCAACGCATTTGCCGGGTTCGCCTGCTACACATTGGCCTGAAACGAACCTGCCACATCTTCGGGTAAAAGCGGGATGCTTATACTTGCTGGCGCCGCCTCTTAGGCGGCCTGCAAGGCTTGCTCCTGCTATAGTATAAACCTGATCAGTCCATATTATTCAGTATAAGGGACCGCCACCGCTTGCTGACACAAGCAAGGGTGTCCTTTTTGCCGGCAACGCGACACAAAGGCCGGCACCTTTCCAGCTATAACGTTGCCTTTTGCCCCGTAGCCTGGCCGCCTGCTCCTGTGGCAGGGCCCTAACACAAACGTTTGCGCGGAGGTTATACCAGCCGGAGCCGCCCAGACGCTCTAACTTGCCGCACTACCCAGTATACACCTATCCTTATAAAATATTATGCAGCTTAAAAACACCCTTTTCCTTCTTGTAACTTTTCTTCTGGCTACCGCGGCGCGGGCGCAGCAACTCCCGACAGAAGTGCTGACGCCGGAGATCGTGGAGATCAACCGCCTGCCGATGCGGGCCTCGGCCTTTGCCTACGAAAACCGGAAGCTGGCCGAGCAGCGGCAGAAAGAGCAGTCCGACCGCTTTCTCTCCCTCAACGGCACCTGGAAGTTCAATTGGGTGCAGGACCCGACTAAGCGCCCCCAGGATTTCTACAAGCCGGGCTTTAACGACAGCAACTGGGATAACTTTAAGGTGCCGGCCAACTGGGAGCTAAACGGCTACGGACTGCCCATTTACGTGAACCATCCCTACGAATTTGCGGGCCACGCCAAGAAAGGCGCCAAACTTAACCCGCCCTTCGATATTCCGGAGCACAACAACCCGGTCGGCTCTTACCGCAAAACATTCAGGCTGCCGCAAAACTGGGACGGCCAGCAGGTATTCATCCACCTGGGCGCCGTGAAATCGGCCTTCTTTATCTGGGTGAACGGGGAGAAAGTAGGCTACAGCGAAGACAGCAAACTGGCTGCTGAGTTCGACATTACCCCCTACGTAAAACCGGGCGAGAACCTGGTTGCCCTGCAGGTATACCGCTGGAGCACCGGCAGCTACCTGGAAAGCCAGGACATGTGGCGCATCTCCGGCATCGAGCGCGATGTATACCTGTATGCCACCCCCAAACTCGACATCCGCGATTTTAAAGTTGCGGCCACCCTGGACCCGACATACACCAACGGCGTATTTAACTTAACTGCCGAGATCAACAACTATAAAATAGACCGCAAGACGCTGCACAGCCAGCCCGATACTTTTTCGGTGGAGCTCGAGCTGGTGGATGCTGCCGGCAAAACCGTTTTCACCGACCAAACCAAAGGCGTGCAACAGGTGCTGGGCAACTATAAAACGGCGGTAAGCTTTCAGAAAGAGCTTCCGAACGTGCACGTCTGGTCTGCCGAAACACCTTACCTCTATACCTTATACATCACCCTGAAAGACAAAGACGGCAAGGTGCTGGAGGTGGTGCCGCAACGCCTGGGCTTCCGCTCGGTGGCCCTTAAGAACGGAGACTTCCTGGTGAACGGCAAGCGCGTGTTCCTCAAAGGTGTGAACCGCCACGAGCACAACCCTACCCAGGGCCATACTTTGAGCAAAGCCGATATGCGCAAAGACATGGAGATGATGAAAAAGCTCAACGTAAACGCGGTGCGCACCAGCCACTATCCCCCTGACCCGTACTGGATGGAACTATGCGACGAGTATGGGTTATATGTGGTGGATGAGGCCAACATCGAGTCGCATGGCAGGGGCTACGACCTGGCCATCACCCTGGGCAATGATAAAAAGTGGCGCATGCCGCACCTGGCCCGCATTCGGCGGATGTATGAGCGCGACAAGAATCACACGTCCGTCATAACCTGGTCGCTGGGCAACGAGGCGGGCAACGGGGTGAACTTCTACGAAGGTTATGCGTGGCTGAAGGCGCACGATGATCGCCCCGTGCAGTATGAGCGCGCCGAAAACGACTTCAACACCGATATGATCGTGCCGCAGTACCCCAGCCCCAACTGGCTGAAGCGCTACGCCCAAACTACAAAGGAACAGCGGCCGCTCATCATGAGCGAGTACGCCCACATCATGGGCAACAGCCTGGGCAACTTCCAGGATTACTGGGACGTGATCGAGACGGAGCCCCACCTGCAAGGCGGCTTTATCTGGGAATGGGTAGACCAGGCCATCGACACTGTGAAAAATGGCAAGCGCATCATGGCCTATGGCGGCGACTTCCCGCTCAGCGGCCCCGTGGACGA
This window of the Pontibacter liquoris genome carries:
- a CDS encoding glycoside hydrolase family 2 TIM barrel-domain containing protein codes for the protein MQLKNTLFLLVTFLLATAARAQQLPTEVLTPEIVEINRLPMRASAFAYENRKLAEQRQKEQSDRFLSLNGTWKFNWVQDPTKRPQDFYKPGFNDSNWDNFKVPANWELNGYGLPIYVNHPYEFAGHAKKGAKLNPPFDIPEHNNPVGSYRKTFRLPQNWDGQQVFIHLGAVKSAFFIWVNGEKVGYSEDSKLAAEFDITPYVKPGENLVALQVYRWSTGSYLESQDMWRISGIERDVYLYATPKLDIRDFKVAATLDPTYTNGVFNLTAEINNYKIDRKTLHSQPDTFSVELELVDAAGKTVFTDQTKGVQQVLGNYKTAVSFQKELPNVHVWSAETPYLYTLYITLKDKDGKVLEVVPQRLGFRSVALKNGDFLVNGKRVFLKGVNRHEHNPTQGHTLSKADMRKDMEMMKKLNVNAVRTSHYPPDPYWMELCDEYGLYVVDEANIESHGRGYDLAITLGNDKKWRMPHLARIRRMYERDKNHTSVITWSLGNEAGNGVNFYEGYAWLKAHDDRPVQYERAENDFNTDMIVPQYPSPNWLKRYAQTTKEQRPLIMSEYAHIMGNSLGNFQDYWDVIETEPHLQGGFIWEWVDQAIDTVKNGKRIMAYGGDFPLSGPVDENISDNNFIVKGVVTAYRELTPMAVEVKKVYQNIKTMYTGAHTLEVKNGYFFRDLANYHLHWELLENGKRVEKGSISDLALQPQQSKTFQVPLKKKLTPGREYFLNVGYTLKNAEPFLEKGYQIAAEQFALSPTMQTTTSPSGKGSLKATETNGQVVIAGKDFSVSFDLKNGTMSGYTLKGQQLIEQGPTPAFWRAPTDNDIGAGFNKSLRMWRNAYDAGTLTNAKYSKTTDGYEVVFEKELVNGDAATKQHFTVFGDGTVKVDTRFSALKGDHKLLLRMGTNLQVSKTLDNIRWYGRGPWENYWDRKTASFVGSYHQKLDQQYFPYARPQESGNKTEVRWTALTNKKGQGLEFSFADSLLSFSALPYSLDDLDPEVDKKQYHSGELEKRDHIYMHVDLQQTGLQGMDSWGSWPLEQYRIPFKDQTFRYWIRPLR
- a CDS encoding FadR/GntR family transcriptional regulator; translated protein: MDNILDKLTTIDTRSLVDKVEMNLIELLIQRNLKVGDPIPKEVELASGLGVSRTVIREALLRLRMIGLIESKKHRGAVITNPDLLSLLEKRMIPQVLDNATLREVFELRLVLEVGMADFIMERVTKEDIAELKEIVANEPDLSDTMQFQIQHEINFHGKLYDISKNDTLRKFQKMLLPVFDYVHSSGLLKKEAVVKQFVSHKGLVDIIEHGTAEMLRNGMRNHLENHFARIFR